From the Conger conger chromosome 13, fConCon1.1, whole genome shotgun sequence genome, the window gataagagcctcagtaatataatgtaatgtaatgtaatgtagtgtaatgttgtgtaatgtaatgttgtgtaatgtaatgtaatgcagtgtaatgtaatgttgtgtaatgtaatgtaatgtaatgtaatgcaatgtaatgttgtgtaatgttgtgtaatgtcaTGTTGTGTCatgtaatatagtgtaatgttgtgtaatgtcatgttgtgtaatgtaatatagtgtaatgttgtgtaatgtaatgtaatgcagtgtaatgtaatgtaatgcagtgtaatgtaatgtaatgttgtgtagtgtaatgtaatgtaatgttgtgtaatgtaatgtaatgcaatgtaatgtaatgttgtgtaatgttgtgtaatgtaatgtaatgcagtgtaatgtaatgtaatgcagtgtaatgtaatgttgtgtaatgtaatgttgtgtaatgtaatgtaatgttgtgcagCAGGTTTCACAATCAGCCTCATGACCCGGTACACACTGGCCCAGCAGCACCTCCTGGTTCCTGCAGACCGTCCATGAAACTCATCCTGGTTCTGACCCATCCATCACAACTATGACCCAACACAGCTATGACCCAACACAGCTATGACCCATCACAGCTATGACCCAACACAGCTATGTGGGTAAACTGTCACTGGCACATTTCGAGTGGTATCGACTCAGTTTTATATACAAATCTTATGCAGCACAATACTAATGAAAAGAAGGGCCGCTGGGGTCAGTGAGGGACAGGAGATCACATGACCAGGCCAGCATCCTACATCACATGACCAGGCCAGCATCCTACATCACACAACTGGGCCAGTTCAAAACACCtcaaaactgaaatattatttaaagaAACTCGAGTGAGACTCTTCAGCTCCAGCACAGAGGTGTCCTGCTGCCTATGAATGATTCTGTGTGCTGGGAGCCGACCAATCACACGCAATACTGTGCAGCGTCTGATACTGTGCTGACCAATCACACGCAATAGTGTGCAGCGTCTGATACTGTGCTGACCAATCACACGCAATACTGTGCAGCGTCTGATACTGTGCTGACCAATCACACGCAATACTGTGCAGCATCTGATAAAACcgtttcatccctctctctctctctctctctctctctctgtgtaaatATCGACTCAAAATGTTGTTAATTATTCTTGTGATCAGTAATAATACCATTATAATGAGTACCACAGAGAACATTATTAGCAGTAAGGAGTGATCAGTAAGGCTGTGTTATCACTTTGAGCGATTTGGGCGACCAGTTGCCAGTCCGTTAATTTTGGTTGAGGCTGAGAGACGGCCAGCAACATGAGCAACTGAACAATGAAAGCTGACCAATAGAAGAGCCCGTGGCTGAACCTTTGGGCTGCGTCACCCAAGAACATCCAATCAGAGTTCTGCACTTCCTAGTTTCCCAATCGATTTGATCCTATTTTGTGAATAATTGTTCCATCAGCTGAAAACTTAAAGACAGGCAATAGGCTATGAAGACTAAGCTATTTAGCaattgagagagatagagacatcGGTAGCTAGctaggcagagagagagacatcggtagctagctagctagcgtgtTTGGGGGGTCAGATGAAGAACTCGTCCGGCAGGGCGGGGGACTGGGGTCCGTGTGGGGGGGGCTGATCACCCCCCTGCCACTGCAGAGCCCCGCCCATATTCTGGCTCAGAGACCCCCCTAAGCAGGgaggtgatgatgtcacagtccTGGCGCagggtgatgatgtcacagtccTGGCGCCTCTGGCTGTGTCTGGCAGCCATCTGCTCAGGTCCTTAGCAACTGTCTCCAGGGAGGAGGCACCCTCTACAGCTGGCCTCTCCACAGCGAATCCCGTGTCCACGTCAGTTTCAGACTCCGCCCCCAGCATGCCTGAGTGGGCAGGGTCAGGGTCGGGCAGCGAATGGGGGAAGGGTGAAGGGGCGGGGCTGCTGCGCTGGGAGGAGTAACAGGAGCTGCTGTCCGACCCCGCGCTCTCCCACCCCCCAGgggccctctcccccccctccagggTCTGGGGCCGGCGGGGACCGGGGaccgggggggaggggtacaGAGGGAAGGCAGAGCAGGGCTCACCTttcacctgcagagagaggaacagcattacttttacattacatttacattttagtcatttggcagacgcttttaatccaaagcgacttacaagtgcataggttctaccataagtcagagcatcacatccagaaactagcaaaatacacaggaaatgctgttctaaacatagatgtcatcagaagtgcatttttttattttattttttttttggggggggggagttagaCCTCCATCAGAGGAGTCGCAAGAGCCAATCACATTTCCCCGGTACTCAGGAAAGAGCCAATCACATTTCCCCGGTACTCAGTAAAGAGCCAATCACATTTCCCCGGTACTCAGTAAAGAGCCAATCACATTTCCCCAGTacccggggtcagaggtcacctgGAAGAGGATCTTGTTGCCGTCGAGGTCCTGGCTCTGCCAGCGGGAGGCGCTGATGGGGGTGCAGGGGTGTGGCAGCAGAGGGACGAGCTGGCCAATCGGGGCAGAGCGGAACTGCAGCAAGGCTGACTGACAGGGCCGGGGGACCAATCCAGGGGCCAGGCGCTTGAGCGCCAGCTGCAGGCTGCGCCCCCGCTGGGCCTGGAGGGTGAACCAGCAGAACCCGGCCTTCTGCTCCTGGGCCCGGCGGCGCAGCACCAGCTCGTACAGCCGCACGGCGTCGCCGTAGTTACGGAAGGCGCTGTAGAGCGTGACGCGCAGGGCCTCGCCCCCGCAGTGCACCGAGCGCACGCCCCACAGGggcagccccgcccccagcgCGTACAGGGCGGGGccgggcagggggcagggccgGGGCCGGCTCTCGCTGTGGTGGTATCGCCAGGGGGGGCGCTGCAGGAGGTCCAGAGCTCGCAGCACCCGCCCCTCGCCCCGCCCCTCGCCCCGCCCCTCCTGCAGGAACAGCGTCACCGCCAGCGAGGGGTGGCCCCGGGGGGCGGGGTCTCTCAGGGGACACAGCCGCTCCGACACCTGGAAGAGCCGCAGGCCCGGCCACACCCACTGCAGCAGCCCATCCAATGagtgctgcagcagcagagagTCTCCCGGATTGGCCAATAGATGCACAGTCATCACCAGCGTGTCACTGAGAGGGCCCGCCCCCAGGTCACCTGGgtaacacacagaggaagaCAGAGTCACCCATTACACGTAGTCTTTAACAACTCactctactcacacactacatctcacactactcacactctactcacacactactggaatatcatttcagtcttacctgggttgagcacactctactcacacactactcacacaccaGACATAGAGGTGCAGTGGGGTACCCTTCTGCCTGCATGCTTCTGTTcataatatgaatattataattaaagAGCAGAAGCACTTACTGCGTGGTGATGACATTTTACTGCAGTCAGACCTACAAAAGAGGAAGGCAGGTCAACATTTTACTGCAGCAATGACTGATGAAGTAATTCAAGTAACCCAGgaaataattacatttccaacttaaatctttattttgttgtgaCTTTTATGCTTCGAAACAGTTACGTACCTCTGATCTGTtcattacaaacaaacaaaaaaatttaatctCAATTACATCCTCATTGAAAGTACAGCTTAAGCAgttaactgaaaaaaatatcCATCCTTGAGAGACATTTAAACTGTAACTGTAGTTTTCTGTAAAAGTCTGCCAGTATTCAAAAAGACCAGAATGGAGATGGAATATACAGaacacatatttaaataacatatGTCAAATATTATAAACaccatcaaattaaagctggtAGTCTGCAGATTAAATGTGGTGGAGTTGGCTACAGAGCTGTCCATTGCACTATATCCCGCACTGTATATtgaactttctgtttatttattcaaagttggttttaaatgagatatttagttgaaaattattttgtctaaattttacaattacaattttacACAATGCACCATTTGAAGTGTAGTTTCGTGCTAGTTTCTAGCTTTTCCAAAATTCGAAGTGCTTGCTCGAGAACTCGaagcattagaatgttgagttaagaacattctaatcgcaccTGTACACCTTTAAGGTACAGGCTGCGCTCGAGACCGCAAACCGAGCATACTACTCGTATGACATTTCAACAGTGCACCAGTATGCAGTTTAATGCATTCAGGGAGTAACCCAATGGAGTAATGGTACTGACCCGGTTGTGGTACTGACCCTGTTGagagtaacccccccccccccaatggagCCTATTTGCCTTCTGCTCTCAGGACAGGTCACCATCATGGTTGCCAAGACAACTATTTCA encodes:
- the LOC133108461 gene encoding protein FAM124B, giving the protein MLRRAVLQKTGKEDDNGDSGAETAGSDCSKMSSPRSDLGAGPLSDTLVMTVHLLANPGDSLLLQHSLDGLLQWVWPGLRLFQVSERLCPLRDPAPRGHPSLAVTLFLQEGRGEGRGEGRVLRALDLLQRPPWRYHHSESRPRPCPLPGPALYALGAGLPLWGVRSVHCGGEALRVTLYSAFRNYGDAVRLYELVLRRRAQEQKAGFCWFTLQAQRGRSLQLALKRLAPGLVPRPCQSALLQFRSAPIGQLVPLLPHPCTPISASRWQSQDLDGNKILFQVKGEPCSAFPLYPSPPVPGPRRPQTLEGGERAPGGWESAGSDSSSCYSSQRSSPAPSPFPHSLPDPDPAHSGMLGAESETDVDTGFAVERPAVEGASSLETVAKDLSRWLPDTARGARTVTSSPCARTVTSSPPCLGGSLSQNMGGALQWQGGDQPPPHGPQSPALPDEFFI